From Anopheles coluzzii chromosome 3, AcolN3, whole genome shotgun sequence, the proteins below share one genomic window:
- the LOC120958198 gene encoding secretion-regulating guanine nucleotide exchange factor has product MYAWGANSHAQLGLGYATEQCESPQPLTDVPFRGGDVECVAAGGGHTLVATVGGRLYACGWNNRGQLGLGHANDCVRFEPVGEFGFKRLYAGWDTSAGISASGDLYVWGSNVWQQIGQAGAKSIPTPTRIELPEGGSVAKVTFGLQYMAVLMESGKVWVLGKCKFLADYPLEVASKLVIRCLWDRSSVRDVVSGDNHLVLLTGDRRIECLGDNKHSQWLAENSISEDVTKLESGWTHSGCLTVNGTVYLWGRNNYGQLGRPVPTSSSSAPQKLQLETDQMELKEFSLGSQHGVALTRDGRVYCWGWNEHGNCGTGSTASVLVPTPIDISVPVRKVICGAGYTVAFT; this is encoded by the exons ATGTACGCCTGG GGTGCCAACAGCCATGCCCAGCTGGGACTGGGCTACGCGACGGAACAATGTGAATCCCCGCAACCATTGACCGATGTGCCGTTTCGTGGCGGCGATGTAGAATGTGTCGCTGCCGGTGGTGGCCACACGCTTGTAGCGACGGTTGGCGGGAGATTGTATGCTTGCGGATGGAACAACCGAGGCCAGCTTGGTTTGGGACACGCGAATGACTGTGTCCGGTTCGAGCCCGTCGGTGAGTTCGGGTTCAAGCGGCTGTACGCAGGATGGGACACATCGGCAGGAATAAGCGCATCCGGAGACCTGTACGTATGGGGATCGAATGTGTGGCAGCAGATAGGGCAAGCAGGGGCTAAAAGTATCCCAACACCCACACGGATTGAGCTACCGGAAGGTGGATCTGTAGCGAAAGTCACTTTCGGTTTACAGTACATGGCGGTGCTGATGGAGAGCGGAAAGGTTTGGGTGTTGGGAAAATGTAAATTCCTAGCCGATTACCCACTGGAAGTTGCATCGAAGCTAGTGATTCGATGTCTCTGGGATAGAAGCTCCGTTCGTGATGTGGTTAGTGGAGACAATCATTTGGTGCTGCTAACTGGCGACCGTCGAATCGAATGCCTTGGCGACAACAAACATAGCCAATGGTTGGCAGAGAACAGCATATCGGAAGACGTTACAAAGCTTGAATCTGGATGGACCCACTCGGGATGTCTGACCGTGAATGGGACCGTGTATTTATGGGGTAGAAACAATTACGGACAGCTTGGACGACCGGTGCCGACTAGTAGTTCCTCAGCTCCACAAAAGCTTCAACTAGAAACGGACCAAATGGAGCTGAAAGAATTTAGTTTGGGATCCCAGCACGGTGTAGCACTGACACGCGATGGACGTGTGTACTGTTGGGGCTGGAACGAGCATGGCAACTGTGGCACGGGAAGCACAGCGAGTGT ATTGGTTCCTACCCCGATAGACATTTCCGTACCGGTGAGGAAGGTGATCTGCGGTGCTGGTTATACGGTGGCATTCAcctaa
- the LOC120958235 gene encoding uncharacterized protein LOC120958235, translating to MVCLFESCESNRQTAKKNHENGIRFISFPTTDYTSEQMRKLAKKRLYWWCRICGVDFTTTLINQLHICSRHFIKGNCAPLWDVHNPDWLPSLFIPPQTREPVDASTIESCKEFLRHEQLTEESIANPLLDQRPDHSALRTLLIDEIIAYPIGRTYFLLDDESDHSTPSTYSARQLAKELKKCVSKSTPIGSMVLERNAPDCPERMFSSGSTVTQLDLSVPPRWETEKTIMTLQHSVLELLNHLD from the exons ATGGTTTGCTTGTTTGAGAGTTGTGAAAGCAATAGGCAAACGGCGAAGAAAAACCACGAAAATGGCATTCGATTCATCTCATTCCCCACAACGGACTACACCAGCGAACAGATGCGAAAGCTGGCGAAAAAACGGCTCTACTGGTGGTGCCGAATTTGTGGCGTAGATTTCACCACAACGCTAATCAATCAGCTTCATATTTGCTCACGACATTTCATTAAAG GTAACTGTGCACCCCTGTGGGATGTCCACAACCCAGACTGGCTGCCAAGTTTATTCATCCCACCGCAAACTCGTGAACCCGTCGACGCATCGACGATAGAAAGCTGCAAAGAGTTCCTGCGCCACGAACAGCTCACCGAAGAATCGATCGCTAACCCACTGCTTGACCAGCGACCCGATCATTCAGCACTTCGAACGCTGCTAATTGATGAAATCATTGCCTACCCGATCGGGCGAACGTACTTCTTGCTCGACGACGAAAGCGACCATTCAACCCCGTCCACGTACAGCGCCAGACAGCTGGCGAAGGAGTTAAAGAAATGTGTGTCCAAATCCACCCCGATCGGAAGCATGGTGCTGGAACGGAACGCACCCGACTGTCCGGAGCGAATGTTCTCGTCCGGCAGCACCGTAACGCAGCTAGATTTGTCCGTCCCGCCACGCTGGGAGACGGAGAAAACCATCATGACGCTGCAGCACAGcgtgctggagctgctgaacCATTTGGATTGA
- the LOC120958234 gene encoding zinc finger protein 668-like: protein MEQEPCAEFKMESLESFEPLVNPIRQYRNRSKRTLKTGEEKLAEVLAKIASLQKSTEKTDGIDRTKVRTYNVKLRLRKSLLYRCFDCGSCFANPDFLELHEKSHKSEQGKCDIDLRPEPGTDGEEGEMNLKQNAWFVGDFGEEDEEDGDGEHHILQLDCTVEEGEDIFDITFDRTKCEKTYTMKYKVKKEPVGKCEHCAKQFYSADCLKQHELEHEKFLDIANIEPSIINIIRSPRIEESTMTLDESFYEALDVSDILEHSSGTIDCSGGEGRLPAGAGIMLEYRIIPRRSASGEKELAQVKDQPMERERKEIGGTVSTHGTVNQPECQPVVVAKKQAKDVIIKEEPVDEESAAPIPPPPVKTIKQEVKEEPMEEEQEVKEDPIEEQEVKEDPIEEQEEAATSHVQRAHLNLQAKYECPCCTRRFRFRAALLVHERTHTGVKAHRCKHCPQSFISRGKLFLHTFAQHRKRVP, encoded by the exons ATGGAGCAGGAACCGTGCGCGGAGTTTAAGATGGAATCGCTCGAAAGCTTCGAACCGCTGGTCAACCCGATTAGACAGTATCGGAATCGCTCCAAGCGCACACTGAAGACGGGCGAAGAG AAACTGGCGGAAGTGCTGGCCAAGATAGCCTCGCTGCAGAAAAGCACGGAAAAGACGGACGGCATCGACCGGACGAAGGTGCGCACGTACAACGTGAAGCTGCGGCTGCGGAAGAGCCTGCTGTACAGGTGCTTCGACTGTGGCAGCTGCTTCGCCAATCCGGACTTTCTCGAGCTGCACGAAAAGTCGCACAAGTCGGAGCAGGGCAAGTGCGACATCGATCTGCGGCCGGAGCCGGGCACGGACGGGGAGGAGGGCGAGATGAATCTCAAGCAGAACGCATGGTTTGTGGGTGACTTTggcgaggaggacgaggaggacggcGACGGGGAGCATCACATACTGCAGCTCGACTGCACGGTGGAGGAGGGCGAGGACATCTTTGACATCACGTTCGATCGCACCAAGTGCGAGAAGACGTACACGATGAAGTACAAGGTGAAGAAGGAACCGGTCGGCAAGTGTGAGCACTGCGCGAAGCAGTTCTACTCGGCGGACTGCTTGAAGCAGCACGAGCTGGAGCACGAAAAGTTTCTCGACATTGCCAATATCGAGCCGAGCATTATTAACATTATTCGGTCGCCCCGGATCGAGGAGAGCACCATGACGCTGGACGAAAGCTTCTACGAGGCGCTGGACGTGAGCGATATTCTCGAGCACAGCAGCGGCACGATCGACTGCTCGGGCGGCGAGGGACGGCTACCGGCCGGGGCAGGTATAATGCTTGAGTATCGCATCATTCCCCGGCGGTCGGCGAGCGGCGAGAAGGAGCTGGCGCAGGTAAAGGATCAACCGATGGAGAGGGAGCGAAAGGAGATCGGTGGTACGGTCAGCACACACGGCACAGTCAATCAGCCCGAGTGTcaaccggtggtggtggcaaaaaagcaagcaaaagatGTGATAATTAAGGAGGAGCCTGTGGATGAGGAATCGGCGGCAccaataccaccaccaccagtgaAGACCATAAAGCAGGAGGTGAAAGAGGAACCGATGGAAGAGGAGCAGGAGGTGAAAGAGGACCCGATAGAAGAGCAGGAGGTGAAAGAGGACCCGATAGAAGAGCAGGAGGAAGCAGCAACCAGCCATGTCCAGCGAGCGCACCTTAACTTGCAGGCAAAGTATGAATGCCCGTGCTGCACGCGGCGGTTTCGCTTTCGGGCCGCCCTGCTCGTGCACGAGCGGACCCACACCGGCGTCAAAGCGCACCGGTGCAAGCACTGTCCGCAATCGTTCATCTCCAGAGGGAAGCTTTTCCTGCACACCTTTGCTCAGCACCGGAAGCGGGTGCCGTAA